The Rhizobium leguminosarum genome includes a region encoding these proteins:
- a CDS encoding NAD(P)-dependent alcohol dehydrogenase produces the protein MAIAKGYAATDASQPLTPFTFERREPNDDDVVIAVQYCGVCHSDIHQARNEWGNSRYPMVPGHEVAGVVSAVGSKVTQFKVGDRVGVGCFVNSCVGCATRDLDYEHFMPGLVQTYNDVEADGTTPTFGGYSDSIVVKEGYVLRFPDNIPLDAGAPLLCAGITLYSPLAHWKAGAGKKVAIVGMGGLGHMGVKIGAAMGADITVLSQSLSKKEDGLKLGAKDYYATSDAETFTKLAGTFDLIINTVGTVIDWNAYLSLLKPDGTMVLVGVPEHPVPVHAFSVIGGRKSLAGSMIGSIKETQEMLDFCGKHNIVSEIEKINIQNINEAYERVIKSDVRYRFVIDIASLAA, from the coding sequence ATGGCTATCGCAAAAGGCTATGCCGCGACCGACGCGTCGCAACCATTGACCCCCTTCACCTTCGAGCGCCGCGAGCCGAACGATGACGACGTCGTCATCGCGGTTCAATATTGCGGCGTCTGCCATTCCGACATCCACCAGGCCCGCAACGAATGGGGTAATTCCAGATATCCGATGGTGCCGGGCCATGAGGTTGCCGGCGTCGTTTCCGCCGTCGGCTCTAAGGTCACCCAGTTCAAGGTCGGCGACCGCGTCGGCGTCGGCTGCTTCGTCAACTCCTGCGTCGGCTGCGCCACGCGCGACCTGGATTACGAGCACTTCATGCCAGGTCTCGTCCAGACCTACAATGACGTTGAGGCAGACGGCACCACCCCGACCTTTGGCGGCTACTCCGACTCCATCGTCGTCAAGGAAGGCTATGTCCTGCGCTTCCCGGACAATATCCCCCTCGATGCAGGCGCTCCCCTGCTTTGCGCCGGCATCACGCTCTATTCCCCGCTCGCCCACTGGAAGGCCGGCGCCGGCAAGAAGGTCGCGATCGTCGGCATGGGCGGCCTCGGCCATATGGGCGTGAAGATCGGTGCAGCCATGGGCGCCGACATCACCGTGCTCTCGCAGTCGCTATCGAAGAAGGAAGACGGCCTGAAGCTCGGCGCCAAGGACTATTACGCAACGAGCGACGCAGAGACCTTCACCAAGCTCGCCGGCACCTTTGACCTGATCATCAACACGGTTGGCACGGTAATCGACTGGAACGCCTATCTCAGCCTGTTGAAGCCCGATGGCACGATGGTTCTGGTCGGTGTTCCCGAGCACCCGGTTCCGGTTCATGCCTTCTCGGTCATCGGCGGGCGTAAGAGCCTTGCCGGTTCCATGATCGGCTCGATCAAGGAAACCCAGGAAATGCTCGACTTCTGCGGCAAGCACAACATCGTCTCGGAGATCGAGAAGATCAACATCCAGAACATCAACGAAGCCTATGAGCGTGTCATCAAGAGCGACGTGCGCTACCGCTTCGTCATCGACATCGCCTCGCTGGCTGCTTGA
- a CDS encoding elongation factor G translates to MRTLNLGILAHVDAGKTSLTERLLFDAGVIDKLGSVDTGNTQTDTLELERQRGITIRAAVVSFTVGDRIVNLVDTPGHPDFIAEVERVLGLLDAAIVVVSAVEGVQAQTRVLVRALRRLGVPVVFFVNKVDRLGAQYEDVLKALASQLLVRPIAMSSVVDAGSRLARVEALAPGCEPLFTPLCEALAENDEALLDDYVLAPDRLTADRLGRCLTDQVASGLVHPVFAGAATTGVGVPALTSAIATILPGRRLDPDGPIAGKIFKIERGWGGEKLSYMYLTSGTVRLRQHLDLPTGSERVTAIEVFEAGRVHGAASFRAGQIARISGLAGARIGDAVGGDLLAGGPQFAPPSLETRVLARRPSDKAALWLALNQMAEQDPLINLRRNDDADDIFVSLYGEVQKEVVQSTLLTDFGLEAGFEESTVILVERLVGTGEGLQILFKESNPFLATVGLRVEPRPEGAGNSFALDVDVGQMPASFYRAVEETVFETLKQGVFGWQVIDCHVAMTAVRHSSPASTAADFRQLTPWVLADALSAAQTVLCEPIDRFHLEAPAESLNGLLTLLAKSAATMTDSVIADGMARLEGTMASAMIQSVQQQLPGLTSGAGTMETGFDHYAPMAGPPRVRRRSGPDPFNGVEYLLSLHRHLEGMS, encoded by the coding sequence ATGCGCACTTTGAATCTGGGCATCCTCGCCCATGTGGATGCAGGCAAGACTAGCCTTACCGAAAGACTGCTTTTTGACGCCGGCGTCATCGACAAGCTCGGCAGCGTCGATACCGGCAATACACAAACGGACACTCTTGAACTCGAACGGCAACGCGGCATCACGATCAGAGCCGCGGTGGTGTCGTTCACGGTCGGCGACAGGATCGTCAATCTCGTCGACACGCCCGGTCACCCGGATTTCATCGCCGAGGTCGAGCGGGTGCTCGGATTGCTGGATGCCGCGATCGTCGTCGTTTCGGCGGTCGAAGGCGTGCAGGCCCAGACACGGGTGCTGGTGCGGGCGCTGCGGCGGCTTGGCGTTCCCGTCGTCTTCTTCGTCAACAAGGTCGATCGTCTCGGCGCGCAGTATGAGGATGTGCTGAAGGCTCTTGCCAGCCAATTGCTCGTTCGCCCCATCGCCATGTCTTCCGTCGTCGATGCCGGCAGCAGGCTTGCTCGGGTGGAGGCGTTGGCTCCCGGATGCGAACCGCTTTTCACGCCGCTCTGCGAAGCACTCGCGGAGAATGACGAGGCGCTGCTGGACGACTACGTCTTGGCGCCCGATCGCCTGACGGCGGACAGGCTTGGACGCTGCCTGACCGATCAGGTCGCGAGTGGTCTGGTGCATCCGGTCTTCGCAGGTGCGGCAACGACCGGCGTCGGCGTGCCGGCCCTGACATCGGCCATCGCGACGATATTGCCCGGCCGGCGCCTCGATCCGGACGGGCCGATTGCCGGAAAAATCTTCAAGATCGAACGCGGGTGGGGCGGTGAAAAGCTGTCCTATATGTACCTAACGTCAGGCACGGTCCGGCTCCGGCAACATCTGGATTTGCCCACAGGCTCGGAAAGAGTGACCGCGATCGAGGTTTTCGAGGCCGGCCGGGTTCATGGCGCTGCAAGCTTCCGCGCCGGGCAGATCGCGCGCATCAGCGGCCTTGCCGGCGCCCGTATCGGGGATGCGGTGGGCGGCGACCTGCTCGCGGGTGGGCCCCAGTTTGCCCCGCCCAGCCTCGAAACCCGCGTCCTTGCCCGGCGGCCCTCCGACAAGGCGGCCCTCTGGCTGGCGCTGAACCAGATGGCCGAGCAGGACCCATTGATCAATCTGCGCCGGAACGATGATGCCGACGACATCTTCGTATCGCTCTATGGCGAGGTGCAGAAGGAGGTCGTCCAATCGACCCTGCTGACGGATTTCGGCCTCGAGGCTGGGTTCGAGGAAAGCACGGTCATCTTGGTGGAAAGGCTTGTGGGAACCGGGGAAGGCCTGCAGATCCTCTTCAAGGAGTCCAATCCGTTTCTCGCCACCGTCGGTCTACGGGTCGAACCGCGTCCAGAAGGGGCAGGCAACAGCTTTGCGCTTGATGTGGACGTCGGCCAGATGCCCGCCAGCTTTTACAGGGCGGTCGAAGAAACCGTGTTCGAAACGCTGAAGCAGGGCGTTTTCGGCTGGCAGGTCATCGATTGCCACGTGGCGATGACGGCAGTCCGGCACAGCTCGCCTGCAAGCACCGCCGCCGATTTCCGGCAGCTGACGCCTTGGGTGCTGGCAGATGCACTGTCGGCCGCGCAAACCGTCCTATGCGAACCGATCGACCGCTTTCATCTCGAAGCGCCCGCGGAGAGCTTGAACGGCTTGCTGACCCTGCTTGCGAAATCTGCCGCGACTATGACGGATTCCGTGATTGCCGACGGCATGGCCCGACTGGAAGGCACTATGGCGTCCGCGATGATCCAGAGCGTCCAGCAGCAATTGCCGGGCCTGACAAGCGGGGCGGGGACGATGGAAACCGGCTTCGATCACTACGCCCCGATGGCTGGCCCGCCGCGCGTTCGAAGGCGTTCGGGGCCTGATCCGTTCAACGGCGTCGAATATCTGCTGAGCCTGCACCGACATCTCGAAGGCATGTCCTGA
- a CDS encoding NAD(P)/FAD-dependent oxidoreductase: MSDHHVVVVGGGFGGLQLVNGLKGAGVKITLVDRRNHHLFQPLLYQVATTILSTSEIAWPIRRLYADRPDVTVLLAEVTGVDSGAKTVSLRNDMTLGYDTLVLATGATHAYFGHDEWEPVAPGLKTLEDATTIRRRVLLAFEKAEMEAHPAVRDALLTFTIVGAGPTGVELAGIIAELAHFTLPKEFRNIDTRKTRVVLVEAGPRVLPTFAEELSAYAQKALEKLGVEIHLGKPVTECNADGVKIGETFVASRTIVWAAGVTASPAAQWLGVPADRAGRVVVEKDLSAPGLPDVFVVGDTASVMREDGKPVPGIAPAAKQQGGYVAKVIRARMSGKPAPAPFRYWHQGSLATIGKSAAIIDFGRIKLKGWLAWWIWGLAHIYFLIGTRSRFSVAWSWLWIYLSGQHSARLITQRETMREEG; the protein is encoded by the coding sequence ATGAGCGATCATCATGTCGTCGTTGTCGGCGGCGGTTTCGGCGGGCTACAGCTCGTCAACGGCTTGAAGGGGGCGGGTGTGAAGATCACCCTCGTCGATCGGCGCAACCATCATCTCTTCCAGCCGCTGCTCTATCAGGTGGCGACCACTATTCTCTCCACCTCGGAGATCGCCTGGCCGATCCGCCGCCTTTATGCCGACCGGCCTGACGTGACGGTGCTGCTCGCCGAGGTCACGGGCGTCGACAGTGGCGCGAAGACTGTTTCCTTACGCAACGACATGACTCTTGGTTACGATACGCTGGTGTTGGCGACCGGGGCGACGCATGCCTATTTTGGCCATGACGAATGGGAGCCGGTGGCGCCCGGCCTGAAGACGCTGGAGGATGCGACGACGATCCGCAGGCGCGTGCTGCTCGCCTTCGAGAAGGCGGAGATGGAGGCCCATCCTGCCGTGCGTGACGCACTGCTGACCTTCACCATCGTCGGGGCGGGGCCGACCGGCGTCGAGTTGGCCGGCATCATCGCCGAACTCGCGCATTTCACGCTGCCCAAGGAATTCCGCAACATCGACACGCGCAAGACCCGCGTCGTCCTGGTCGAAGCAGGCCCGCGGGTGCTGCCGACCTTCGCCGAGGAGCTTTCGGCCTATGCTCAGAAGGCGCTGGAAAAACTCGGGGTCGAGATCCATCTCGGCAAGCCGGTGACCGAGTGCAACGCCGACGGCGTGAAGATCGGCGAGACCTTCGTTGCCAGCCGGACGATCGTCTGGGCAGCCGGGGTCACCGCCTCGCCGGCGGCGCAATGGCTCGGCGTGCCGGCCGACCGGGCAGGGCGCGTCGTGGTCGAGAAAGATCTGAGCGCGCCCGGTCTGCCCGATGTCTTCGTCGTCGGCGACACCGCATCGGTCATGCGCGAGGATGGCAAGCCGGTGCCGGGCATTGCGCCTGCCGCCAAGCAGCAGGGCGGTTACGTCGCCAAGGTCATCCGCGCCCGCATGTCCGGCAAACCGGCGCCGGCGCCTTTCCGTTACTGGCATCAGGGCAGCCTGGCGACGATCGGCAAGAGTGCGGCGATCATCGATTTCGGCCGGATCAAGCTGAAAGGCTGGCTCGCCTGGTGGATCTGGGGTCTTGCCCATATCTACTTCCTGATCGGCACCCGCTCGCGCTTCTCCGTCGCCTGGAGCTGGCTCTGGATCTATCTGAGCGGCCAGCACAGTGCCCGGCTGATCACCCAGCGGGAGACGATGCGGGAGGAGGGGTAA